A stretch of [Clostridium] innocuum DNA encodes these proteins:
- a CDS encoding LytTR family transcriptional regulator, translating to MLRIAILENEEAAKNIMFSLAQYLQEEDCCFYCFKKISQFAKAEAEKEFHVVIFHEKMEVPRITQSFVLRKPQRIIIYTKTKISASEQQILPFSRIFYVERKHLQSEMERILPHMQKLLRNQDEYLFSYNNVKVPLKISDIYYIEKEGKLLVYHTRRGEFRERKNMKDAYEIFKPYNFLWIHVSYLVNIMYIMKIENDMVMLPSLHLPISRSKKAEVLSAFHSLIE from the coding sequence ATGCTGAGAATAGCGATATTGGAAAATGAAGAGGCTGCGAAAAACATCATGTTTTCTCTTGCACAGTACCTGCAGGAGGAGGACTGCTGCTTCTACTGCTTTAAAAAGATATCCCAGTTCGCAAAAGCGGAGGCGGAGAAGGAATTTCATGTCGTAATTTTTCATGAAAAAATGGAAGTTCCCAGAATAACACAATCCTTTGTTTTACGTAAGCCTCAGCGTATCATCATCTATACAAAGACGAAAATCAGTGCATCTGAACAGCAGATTCTTCCGTTTTCACGTATATTTTATGTGGAACGCAAACATCTCCAATCAGAGATGGAGAGAATTCTTCCTCATATGCAAAAGCTTCTCCGCAATCAGGATGAGTATTTGTTCTCTTATAACAATGTAAAGGTGCCATTGAAAATCAGCGATATTTATTATATTGAGAAAGAAGGAAAGCTGCTTGTATATCATACACGGCGCGGGGAATTCCGTGAGCGTAAGAATATGAAGGATGCCTATGAAATCTTCAAACCGTATAACTTTCTCTGGATTCATGTCAGCTATCTGGTAAATATTATGTATATTATGAAAATCGAGAATGATATGGTCATGCTGCCATCGTTGCATCTGCCCATTTCCAGATCGAAGAAAGCAGAGGTATTAAGCGCCTTCCATAGCTTAATAGAGTAA
- a CDS encoding DNA-binding protein, with protein sequence MRKKSIILFILLLCMAFGVVCYVTWMRGIEEAIHFIKEDSPREILWGESLAEKDFVELDSSAKDATVLFHYDDSIINKEQLLTVTVSCKGYKTSRAFNLTIVDRDPPIIKYTGPVNIESDPNVRLSDYLKVYDVRPYDKVEFDLQEKDGDKAYRYYEYTCDENNQTCSFDEDAVGVHTVHISAYDGHGNQAYKTIKIIVTSPAYH encoded by the coding sequence ATGAGAAAGAAATCAATTATTCTTTTCATCTTATTACTTTGTATGGCTTTTGGTGTTGTTTGCTATGTAACGTGGATGAGAGGTATAGAAGAAGCCATTCATTTCATTAAGGAAGATAGCCCAAGAGAAATACTTTGGGGAGAGTCACTGGCCGAGAAAGATTTTGTAGAATTAGATTCTTCTGCCAAGGATGCGACTGTCCTGTTTCATTATGATGATTCCATTATCAATAAAGAACAGTTGCTTACGGTAACAGTTAGCTGCAAAGGGTATAAGACAAGCCGGGCTTTCAATTTGACAATTGTTGACAGGGATCCTCCAATTATAAAATATACGGGACCAGTGAACATAGAAAGTGATCCCAACGTTAGATTAAGTGATTACCTGAAGGTTTATGATGTTCGACCCTATGATAAGGTGGAGTTTGATTTGCAGGAAAAAGATGGGGATAAAGCATACCGCTATTATGAATATACCTGTGATGAAAATAACCAGACCTGTAGTTTTGATGAGGATGCTGTTGGCGTTCATACTGTTCATATATCTGCGTATGACGGGCATGGGAATCAGGCATATAAAACAATAAAGATTATCGTTACATCCCCTGCCTATCATTGA
- the rsmG gene encoding 16S rRNA (guanine(527)-N(7))-methyltransferase RsmG has protein sequence MSNIFHKEDFSKVLAKHGMILQEHQLRQFEEYASMLIEWNQKINLTAITDPDEIYEKHFLDSILPSFDMSIQGSFCDVGAGAGFPGIPLKIIYPELELTIVETLGKRITFLNALCDKLKLKGVACVHERAEVYAKDHRESFDIVSARAVANLPLLSELCIPLVKKQGSFLALKGANGDEEYALAEKAIRLLGCEMKQRDVHTLSDGSQRINFVFVKTRPTPKKYPRPFAQMKKNPL, from the coding sequence ATGTCCAATATATTTCATAAAGAAGACTTTTCCAAGGTGCTTGCAAAGCACGGTATGATATTGCAGGAGCATCAGCTTCGGCAGTTTGAAGAGTACGCATCCATGTTGATCGAATGGAATCAGAAGATAAATCTAACCGCCATAACCGATCCGGATGAGATTTATGAAAAGCATTTTCTGGATTCCATATTGCCTTCCTTTGATATGTCGATACAGGGCAGCTTCTGTGATGTCGGGGCGGGGGCAGGTTTTCCGGGAATACCTTTAAAAATCATATATCCCGAGCTGGAGCTGACAATTGTGGAGACTCTGGGAAAAAGAATTACTTTTTTAAATGCATTATGCGACAAGCTGAAGCTCAAGGGCGTTGCCTGTGTGCATGAACGCGCTGAGGTCTATGCAAAGGACCATCGGGAAAGCTTTGATATCGTCAGTGCAAGAGCTGTGGCGAATCTGCCGCTACTAAGTGAGCTGTGCATACCGCTGGTGAAGAAGCAGGGCAGCTTCCTCGCGCTAAAGGGTGCCAATGGGGATGAAGAATACGCATTGGCTGAAAAAGCAATTCGACTTCTGGGTTGTGAAATGAAGCAGAGGGATGTGCATACATTGTCAGATGGATCACAGCGGATCAATTTCGTTTTTGTAAAAACGAGACCGACACCGAAGAAATATCCGAGACCGTTTGCACAGATGAAGAAAAATCCCCTTTGA
- a CDS encoding ParB/RepB/Spo0J family partition protein translates to MKDTRIVDIDLVEPNPYQPRLEFDDEALMDLAQSIRENGLIQPITVREMDGRYQIIAGERRFRALKLNGAVDVPVLIMDANEVQMAEMALVENIQRENLSAIEEAKSYVEIMKYSGLNQSQLALRVGKSQSSIANKIRLLNLDEDVQEAVSTKKISERHARALIGLDEEKQHDALEKIVKKGMTVAQTEKMLKEQAQPKKEKKKVMLKGISKNIKIAINTIHQAVSMVNRAGTAAEINEEEHEDEVIITIRIPK, encoded by the coding sequence ATGAAAGATACAAGAATTGTGGATATTGATCTGGTCGAGCCGAATCCTTATCAGCCGCGTCTGGAATTTGATGATGAAGCGCTGATGGATCTGGCACAATCCATTCGTGAAAACGGGCTGATTCAGCCAATCACGGTTCGCGAGATGGATGGAAGATATCAGATTATTGCAGGTGAGCGAAGATTCCGTGCACTGAAGCTGAACGGTGCTGTTGATGTACCGGTTCTGATCATGGATGCCAATGAAGTGCAAATGGCGGAAATGGCACTGGTTGAAAATATCCAGAGAGAGAATTTGAGTGCGATTGAAGAAGCGAAATCCTATGTGGAGATCATGAAATATTCCGGACTGAATCAGAGTCAGCTGGCATTGCGTGTCGGCAAGAGTCAGTCGTCTATTGCGAATAAAATCCGTCTGTTGAATCTGGATGAGGATGTGCAGGAGGCTGTCAGTACTAAAAAAATCAGCGAACGGCATGCACGGGCACTGATTGGGCTGGATGAAGAAAAACAGCACGATGCCCTCGAAAAAATTGTGAAAAAGGGCATGACGGTTGCACAGACGGAAAAAATGCTGAAGGAACAGGCACAACCGAAAAAAGAAAAGAAAAAAGTGATGCTGAAGGGTATCAGCAAGAATATTAAAATCGCGATCAATACGATCCATCAGGCGGTCAGTATGGTGAATCGCGCCGGTACAGCGGCAGAAATAAACGAAGAGGAACATGAGGATGAAGTAATCATTACCATTCGCATTCCAAAATAG
- a CDS encoding ParA family protein gives MGKIIAVSNQKGGVGKTTTSINLAAGLGYLGNKVLLVDFDPQGNATQGVGAEVGEDKLSVYNLIMEDYKVEDIRKKLTSPPIDIVPASIALAGADLQMVKFEVGKEELLKNKLELIKDEYDFIIIDCPPSLGLLNTNALTAADSVIIPVQCEYYALEGVTQLLLTIRLVQQLFNRNLMIEGVVLTMYDARTKLSVEVQQEVRQHFKDRVYKNYIPRNVKLSEAPSRGMSIFEYDVRCEGAKAYAGLSNEVVKMNKKAKAR, from the coding sequence ATGGGTAAAATCATAGCGGTATCCAACCAGAAGGGCGGCGTAGGTAAGACGACGACATCAATTAACCTTGCTGCAGGCTTGGGATACCTTGGCAATAAAGTGCTTCTGGTCGATTTTGACCCCCAGGGAAATGCCACTCAGGGTGTCGGTGCAGAGGTCGGTGAGGATAAGCTTTCTGTTTATAATCTGATTATGGAGGATTACAAGGTGGAGGATATCCGGAAGAAGCTGACATCTCCACCAATCGATATTGTTCCTGCAAGTATTGCACTGGCGGGAGCCGATTTGCAAATGGTAAAATTTGAAGTAGGAAAAGAAGAGCTGCTAAAGAATAAGCTGGAGCTGATCAAGGATGAATATGACTTTATCATCATTGACTGTCCGCCTTCTTTGGGATTGTTGAATACAAATGCTTTAACTGCAGCGGATTCTGTAATTATACCGGTACAGTGTGAGTATTATGCATTGGAGGGAGTTACACAGCTGCTTTTGACCATTCGTCTGGTACAGCAGCTCTTCAACCGTAATCTGATGATTGAGGGTGTTGTGCTTACAATGTATGATGCACGAACAAAGCTGAGCGTTGAGGTACAGCAGGAGGTACGTCAGCACTTTAAGGATCGCGTTTATAAGAATTACATACCTAGAAATGTCAAGCTGAGTGAAGCACCGTCCAGAGGAATGTCCATTTTTGAATACGATGTCCGCTGTGAAGGCGCAAAGGCATATGCAGGGCTGTCGA